Proteins from one Salvelinus sp. IW2-2015 linkage group LG32, ASM291031v2, whole genome shotgun sequence genomic window:
- the LOC111956880 gene encoding uncharacterized protein, giving the protein MSRISGPMWNSKALHEQLASIMGALTNAAVADICEVVDEGYAILQLEISRSYKENEDLKKKLHLIESIIARGIDGKAGTQAVVTEPVPLGEGLHPKLSQQEDTCLKSNGITITAGDCYFVEEEEELPDVVLIKDEDSEDSDTHEEGVNVSSVGGDSVAPHTSPNARKEGNSPAQFRSKKIDWQRSEDNSIFQGEQRKETLKHTLKRPASRLSIGKRMLLGPQYTLHEAPNQPGSSGHLGGNGMETAELVCSYASETDSDVLVVHPEPPLVPTVSAVTFNSQVGTHSDRRDIDMIDSQPIELEMDMCSTWNKQPKPEITFSQLQQNLENISGMSPDHCQXTQGMNTASNFDGPDMMSFAMYEKQSNHPQWSEIQGSADSREKRFVCPFCHKYLMTSQNLEVHMRIHTGERPFSCAQCGKRFTQSAHLKTHQSVHTGERPFACTXCGKSFIVKYSLTLHLKKHHSNVRPL; this is encoded by the exons ATGAGCAGAATATCCGGACCCATGTGGAATTCCAAGGCTTTGCACGAGCAGTTAGCGTCCATCATGGGGGCGTTGACCAATGCAGCGGTGGCGGACATATGTGAAGTCGTCGATGAAGGTTATGCGATTTTGCAATTAGAAATATCAAGAAGCTATAAGGAAAACGAGGACCTCAAGAAGAAACTGCATTTGATTGAGTCTATAATTGCGCGAGGAATCGATGGAAAAGCGGGAACTCAAGCTGTTGTTACTGAACCCGTCCCACTAGGTGAAGGTCTCCATCCAAAACTGTCGCAGCAGGAGGACacatgtcttaaaagtaatggGATAACAATAACGGCTGGAGATTGCTACTTtgtagaagaagaagaggag TTACCCGATGTGGTACTTATCAAAGATGAGGACTCCGAGGACAGTGACACACATGAGGAAG GTGTTAATGTGTCATCCGTGGGAGGAGATAGTGTGGCTCCCCAYACATCCCCCAATGCAAGAAAGGAAGGGAACAGTCCAGCACAGTTCAGGAGCAAGAAGATTGACTGGCAAAGGAGTGAAGACAACAGTATCTTCCAGGGTGAGCAAAGGAAAGAGACATTGAAGCACACTCTCAAACGCCCTGCATCTAGATTAAGTATTGGGAAACGGATGCTCTTGGGCCCTCAATACACACTGCATGAAGCCCCCaatcagcctggttcctctggcCACTTAGGGGGCAACGGGATGGAGACAGCAGAGCTGGTTTGCTCCTATGCCTCAGAAACAGACTCTGATGTGCTTGTGGTCCACCCAGAGCCTCCGCTTGTTCCCACTGTATCAGCTGTCACMTTTAACAGTCAAGTAGGGACTCACAGCGATAGGAGGGATATCGACATGATTGACTCTCAGCCTATTGAATTAGAGATGGACATGTGCTCTACGTGGAACAAACAGCCAAAGCCAGAGATTACGTTYTCTCAGCTCCAACAAAACCTCGAAAATATCTCAGGCATGAGTCCCGATCACTGTCAAMTGACACAGGGAATGAACACAGCGTCGAATTTTGATGGACCCGACATGATGAGTTTTGCCATGTATGAGAAACAGTCGAACCATCCCCAATGGAGCGAGATCCAAGGGAGCGCTGACAGCAGGGAGAAGCGTTTTGTTTGCCCTTTCTGTCACAAGTATCTGATGACGTCTCAGAACCTCGAGGTGCACATGCGGATTCACACAGGAGAAAGACCGTTCAGTTGTGCCCAGTGCGGGAAAAGGTTCACCCAGTCAGCCCATCTGAAAACTCACCAGAGTGTACACACAGGAGAACGGCCGTTTGCGTGTACAYTTTGTGGGAAAAGTTTCATAGTGAAATACAGTCTCACGTTACACCTGAAGAAACACCACTCCAATGTGAGGCCTTTGTAA